Proteins from a genomic interval of Dama dama isolate Ldn47 chromosome 1, ASM3311817v1, whole genome shotgun sequence:
- the LOC133055451 gene encoding olfactory receptor 4C11-like, with protein sequence MSVNKSVTEFILFGLTQDVEKQKVIFGVFLILYLATLLGDFLIVVTIKTSRTLGSPMYFFLFYLSFADACFSTTTATRLIVDVLSQEKAISYNECMTQVFAAHFFGCMEIFVLILMAFDCYIAICKPLRYTTIRSRHLCGVLVILAWVGSCIHSSAQIFLVLRLPFCGPNVIDHYFCDLQPLLKLACMDISVINLLAVFNSGAICMVSFIILFISYVVILHSLRNHSAEGRRKALSTCTSHFIVVVIFFGPCIFIYTRPPTTFPIDKMVAVFYTIGTPLLNPLIYTLRNEEVKNAMKMLWCSKA encoded by the coding sequence ATGTCAGTGAATAAGAGTGTGACTGAATTCATTCTCTTTGGCTTGACACAGGATGTGGAAAAGCAGAAAGTGATATTTGGAGTCTTCTTGATCTTATACCTTGCAACACTGTTGGGGGACTTTCTTATTGTGGTGACTATTAAGACAAGCAGGACACTTGGGAGtcccatgtatttcttcctatTCTATCTGTCCTTTGCTGATGCCTGCTTCTCTACAACCACAGCCACCAGATTAATTGTGGATGTCCTTTCTCAGGAGAAAGCCATTTCCTACAATGAGTGCATGACCCAGGTCTTTGCAGCCCATTTCTTTGGATGCATGGAGATCTTTGTGCTCATCCTCATGGCCTTTGATTGCTACATAGCAATCTGCAAACCCTTGCGATATACAACCATCAGGAGCCGGCACCTCTGTGGTGTACTGGTGATTCTAGCCTGGGTGGGGTCTTGTATTCACTCATCAGCACAGATTTTCCTGGTTTTGAGGTTGCccttctgtggccccaatgtGATTGACCACTATTTCTGTGATTTGCAGCCCTTGTTGAAACTTGCCTGCATGGACATTTCTGTGATAAATTTGCTTGCTGTTTTTAACAGTGGGGCCATATGTATGGTGAGTTTCATAATCCTGTTTATCTCCTATGTTGTCATCTTACACTCGCTGAGAAACCACAGcgcagaaggaaggagaaaagcccTTTCTACATGCACCTCCCACTTCATTGTGGTTGTCATATTTTTTGGCCCATGTATATTCATATACACACGCCCACCAACCACATTTCCAATAGACAAGATGGTGGCAGTGTTTTATACAATTGGGACACCCTTACTTAATCCGCTGATCTATACACTACGGAATgaagaagtgaaaaatgccatgaaaaTGTTATGGTGTAGCAAAGCATGA